From a single Bacillus gobiensis genomic region:
- a CDS encoding ABC transporter permease, with protein MQPTVENQKIPVSIEKDERLIIGHMKQFFSNKLALAGTILVAFFVLLAIFAPFIAPYGLNEQIMANRLQPPSGEHWFGTDDFGRDIFSRVVYGARISLWVGFLSVLGSMIVGTLLGVIAGYFGKWIDIIISRIFDIMLAFPSILLAIAVVAILRPSLENALLAIAIINIPTFGRLVRSKVLSVKEEEYVLAARSVGMKHSRILLLHIFPNSLSPIIVQATLAIGTAIIEAAALGFLGLGAKAPAPEWGKMLADARSFLVQAPWTLIFPGIAIMLTVLGFNLMGDGLRDTLDPKMKDTR; from the coding sequence ATGCAGCCTACTGTTGAGAATCAGAAGATCCCTGTTTCGATTGAAAAAGATGAACGTCTGATCATTGGGCATATGAAACAATTTTTTTCTAACAAATTAGCTTTAGCCGGTACGATTCTTGTGGCATTTTTTGTCCTGCTCGCGATTTTTGCTCCTTTTATTGCACCTTATGGACTTAATGAGCAGATAATGGCCAATCGTTTGCAGCCGCCTTCTGGAGAGCATTGGTTTGGAACGGATGATTTTGGGAGAGACATTTTTTCACGAGTCGTTTATGGGGCAAGAATCTCGCTATGGGTTGGATTCTTATCCGTATTGGGTTCAATGATAGTAGGTACTTTGCTTGGCGTCATTGCCGGCTATTTCGGCAAATGGATTGATATAATCATTTCGAGGATATTTGATATTATGCTTGCATTTCCAAGCATTTTGCTTGCGATCGCAGTTGTTGCAATCTTGAGGCCTTCTTTGGAAAATGCTCTGCTCGCCATCGCGATCATAAATATTCCTACGTTTGGCCGGCTCGTTCGATCAAAAGTGCTTAGTGTGAAAGAAGAAGAGTATGTACTTGCAGCAAGATCAGTGGGTATGAAGCATTCCCGTATTTTATTGCTTCATATATTTCCGAACAGCCTGTCGCCAATTATCGTTCAAGCGACGCTAGCCATCGGAACAGCTATCATCGAAGCAGCTGCACTTGGCTTTCTCGGACTTGGCGCAAAAGCCCCTGCCCCTGAATGGGGAAAGATGCTTGCAGACGCTAGATCTTTCCTTGTTCAAGCCCCTTGGACGCTCATTTTCCCGGGGATAGCCATTATGCTTACGGTATTAGGTTTTAATTTGATGGGAGACGGATTAAGAGACACACTTGATCCGAAGATGAAGGATACACGATAA
- a CDS encoding ABC transporter permease: MLSYSLKRIGLLLPVLFGMTLVVFSITRLIPGNPAQVILGQRATKEAIEELSIQLGLNNPWYVQYGNYIMDLLRGDLGTSIKTKASISEEMMPYLLATIELTAAAMILAVIIGVNAGIISAWFRNSFFDYTSMVIALIGVSIPIFWLGLMMQWYFSLQLDWFPITGRENVRDPVQSITGLYLIDTLVQGRFDQFVEVLRHLVLPSAALATIPTAIIARITRASMIEVIQSDYMRTARAKGVKMVVVIYKHGLKNAVIPILTIIGLQTGLLLGGAILTETIFGWPGIGRYIYEAIGARDYPVIQSGILVIATIFVLINFIVDLLYALIDKRITY, from the coding sequence TTGCTTTCATACAGTTTAAAACGAATAGGTCTGCTCCTGCCCGTATTATTCGGAATGACGCTTGTTGTATTTTCGATCACCCGGCTGATTCCGGGAAATCCGGCCCAGGTCATATTAGGCCAGAGGGCAACTAAGGAAGCTATTGAAGAACTGAGCATTCAGTTAGGGTTAAATAATCCATGGTATGTACAATACGGAAATTATATTATGGATCTTTTAAGAGGTGATCTTGGCACCAGTATAAAAACAAAAGCAAGCATATCAGAGGAAATGATGCCTTATTTGCTTGCTACCATTGAGTTAACTGCTGCAGCAATGATTTTAGCCGTTATTATAGGAGTAAATGCCGGCATTATCAGTGCCTGGTTTCGAAATTCATTTTTTGATTACACATCAATGGTTATCGCATTAATTGGCGTTTCCATACCGATTTTCTGGCTGGGACTAATGATGCAATGGTACTTTTCCTTGCAGCTTGATTGGTTTCCGATTACCGGGAGAGAGAATGTCAGGGATCCAGTCCAATCGATTACCGGCCTGTATTTGATCGATACACTGGTTCAAGGAAGATTTGATCAATTTGTTGAAGTACTCAGGCACTTAGTGCTTCCAAGTGCAGCGTTGGCCACGATACCTACTGCGATTATCGCCAGAATCACAAGGGCAAGCATGATTGAAGTTATTCAATCCGACTATATGAGAACAGCGCGAGCCAAGGGAGTAAAAATGGTCGTAGTGATTTACAAGCATGGGTTGAAAAACGCAGTTATACCCATATTGACCATCATTGGGTTGCAAACAGGGTTATTACTTGGAGGCGCGATATTGACAGAGACGATATTTGGCTGGCCGGGAATTGGCAGATACATTTATGAGGCGATCGGTGCCCGCGATTACCCTGTCATTCAATCCGGTATTTTGGTCATAGCGACGATTTTTGTCTTGATTAACTTCATTGTCGATCTTTTATATGCTTTGATTGACAAACGAATTACATATTAG